GGTGCTTCTGTGTTGCCGGTATTGGCTTTGGACTTACAGCCCGGCGATGTTATATTAGACATGTGTGCAGCGCCAGGAGGGAAAACCTTAAGCATACTCCAGACTCTCATGCCACGTTTGATAGTCGCTAATGACATTCAAAAGTCCAGAGTGCAAAGGATTCACAATATTATAGATCAATATCTAGCCGGTATTGGGCAATGGCACGACAGACTATTTGTAACACAGCAAGACGCGAGATTTATCGACGACAAAGACATGTACAATAAGGTAACATTTGGccaatttacaatatttttaaaaaatcttatgattaattaataagtgaactcatttttaattttttttatcaatctaaatagaattatatgttctaaaactaatataaaaaatattcacatttttaaaaattgttaccaCAATGcgtaaataacataaaaataaagagcATCTAAAAagtatcaattaataaattaaaacttttatgattaattataactaataaaataattatattgattcaGATTTTGGTGGATGTACCGTGCACCACAGACAGACACGTCCTACACTCGGAGGAAAACAACATTTTCAAGCCACAAAGGATACGGGAGAGATTAAAAATGCCTGAGTTGCAAGCGGAAATTTTAACGTGTGTATAAAAATTCGACATTCTATAcagaattataaatgtatcCTGTTGTTTTCctctattatataatttttgttatagtaatgcgttaaaaataataacagttGGCGGAACAGTCGTGTATTCTACTTGTTCCCTCAGTCCTATTCAGAACGACGGAGTCGTCGGTATGGCGCTGAAAAAGGCCTGGGAGGAAACCAATTCAATTATGGTTGTAAAGTAAGTATCTTTTGTATGTATAATAGTAAATCATTATTTActgcaattttacattaacaatGTTCTTTTCTGGGACAGAGATATGAAAAAAGCATTGGATCCATTGAGATGCCTTTATAAATTCGGCAATTTTGGATTAAAATACGGTCATATCGCCATTCCTACACTTGGCAACAATTGGGGTCCTATGTACTTTTGTAAGATAATGCGAACGCGGTAATGACAAGTGCTGCAAAAAACTTAAAATCTAAGAATGTTACAGGCATTAgttgttatatgtaataaataattattattttgtacatacaaGAGACAAGTCTTAATCTTACTCAAATTGCTCAATCCTActcaaaagtaaatattaaaatgagaCATTCGGTATATAACAAATGCTTACCAAAGATGCTTCATAATACAACataatgcaaaattgtaaGAACTTTACTTTGCATTATTTTCCTTTAAGGGTAATGTCTGATTACTCGCCTCTTCACCAGATATTCTGATTTTGTTCCACGGTTGCTCGTCACCGCTCCCAAAAATGGTATAAACCAATATCTCGATTATGTATAGAATGATCGTTACGAGAAAAACAATCCTCCACGCTTCAATGGTTtgctataaacaaaaaataatttagtttgctgtaaataataaaaaaagtgttttaataaaatgcgccattcaaattgataagagttaatgaaataaagcaataattgaattaatttaacagccaaaagtatatttctttggaagtaattatttcattgttcTTTCGCTTTGTGTCCTCTAAAAATTTTGCTGATTTATTACTTACATTTCTATGTGTTAACTGTCCCACGAACACAGGAACGACGAAACCGGGTATAGTGGCAATAACATTCGTCATCGCTACCAGACTACCGGCAAAGTTTGGTGCGATATCTATATGGTTTGCTAGAAAGCCGCAATACATTCCACCAATGCAAGCCACTGCGATCGTCAATAGGACGACTGCCTTTACGCGATCGCAACCGATGTACGACACTTGTATTAAGCATAACATGGGTACGAGGGATGctgtaataatttatgcaattataattgcaaaattacttTGAATTGCTGCATCAAGTACACGATTTGAATGttcaaattttgacaaatctttttgtaataattacttttagtAATAAAGCGTTTTTGTTTCTCAACAGTcggaattaatattaaacctaCCAAAAAGAGTGCCGATTTTTCTAGACGTCGTTACCGTAATCAAATCTCTTTCCTGCAGGATGGATAATATCTTGCTGAGAATTATAGTGAAGAGCCACATGCACAAAAACGGGATGGATGATAATGCAGCGTtctaataaagaaagaagcaaattaatttatgacgTGTTAAATTGTTCACTTTGCAGTGAATCTCAAATTAGTTCTTACCGAGCTTATGTCAAACTTCAAGATCTGATTCATAAAAGTGGGCAATTCGATAAGTAGCATATACCAACCGAAATTGCTGCAGAAATGGGCAATCAGAATCGCTAGGAACGGTTTAGAACGAAATACTTGTCCCCACGGAACCTACAACAAAATAaccgaaaaaaattcaaaaaattaaaatataataccgGTTTCTGATTACCGTTTTGGAAACATTCTTCTTGTCGTATCCTCCCAAAGATGTAATGATGTAGTTCTTCTCTTTTTGACTGATGAGTTTTGTCTGTTCTTCCGGAGAATCCGCTATCATTAAATACCAAGTAGCACACCAAATCAGACAGAGTGTACCTTCTACATAAAAGATGGATTCCCAATTGAGATTTGCAGCCAGAAAGCCGGTTAATAAGATGGAAATTACAGTGCCGAGTGCCGTTCctgaaatgcatttttattaatgtgacCCATGCATTTAATTTACACAATAGAAATTACAACGTGTTCGAGAAGTTGTAAGAATTCAATGCGttgtaatttttgtcaaaGTTTAATCGACAGAATAATTTCTCGGTTTACCTGCATACACGATCGAAGTAATGACGCTTCGTTCATTCGGTGGTGCCCACTTGGAAATCATGACATGCATAGCGGGAAACGACACACcctgtaatttaaataatcgcaATTACAATcacacaaaatattagaatacaagtcgattaaaataaaaatgttaaaaagaattaatttacgCAAAACTTGTATATTCGGGGTTTTTTGGATGTTAATTTAAATCTgtggtaaaaatttataaattctaaatcgtatataataattcaatgtagcaattaaacatttgaacaatatatttgatataaaagtttttcagGGAATTTTAGGAACCCTTTTAAAAATGGAGATATAattcaagaataaaaaaatttttaaatccaaggtaaaatattttataaaatttatacatgcGTCATTAGcatttgagaaaataatgtaacaaatcATTACTAACACCACCAATTCCTTGAAGGAATCTCATTGCTATAAAAAGCCAATGATTGGTACGCGCAGCGATGGGCGACAGTATAGAAGCGACGAGATTGAGCAAGACCGATCCGTTCATCACCCATCTGGCTGACCAAAGTTCTGCCAGTCTTCCGCCAGGTAGCAAAGATACCGTATAGCCCCAGAAATAAGAGGATAAAATCATGCCCTGAATAAGCTCGTCCCATACAAATGGACCATCCTAAAAAAGcgcgattaaatttttttctctctttttactAAAGATTTCTATTCTGGAATTACTTATATGTGAGAATCTTGCATACGTAAATCTTTTGTTCATATAAAACATCGTCATACCTTGCCTTTAGTCGTTGTAACGTTCGAGACATTATCAAATTGGCAAACATCCGTGCTCACTATTGCGGAATCCGAAATATTAGCTTCTGAATCATGCAATGTGGATAATTTAACGGCAGTATGGTTCACCATAGCGACGATTGCCACACTGGTGTTGACTTTAAAGCCATAAAGAATAGCAAGACCGATAGATCCCATTATAGCCATCAAGTATCGAATTGGGAACAGTGTTCTATCTTTTCCAGtggctaaaaataaataataatatcatcaGTTAGAGTTCTTTTTCACGAAAATATTGGTGAa
Above is a genomic segment from Linepithema humile isolate Giens D197 chromosome 6, Lhum_UNIL_v1.0, whole genome shotgun sequence containing:
- the MFS3 gene encoding putative inorganic phosphate cotransporter — protein: MAVENNSNTTGKDRTLFPIRYLMAIMGSIGLAILYGFKVNTSVAIVAMVNHTAVKLSTLHDSEANISDSAIVSTDVCQFDNVSNVTTTKGKDGPFVWDELIQGMILSSYFWGYTVSLLPGGRLAELWSARWVMNGSVLLNLVASILSPIAARTNHWLFIAMRFLQGIGGGVSFPAMHVMISKWAPPNERSVITSIVYAGTALGTVISILLTGFLAANLNWESIFYVEGTLCLIWCATWYLMIADSPEEQTKLISQKEKNYIITSLGGYDKKNVSKTVPWGQVFRSKPFLAILIAHFCSNFGWYMLLIELPTFMNQILKFDISSNAALSSIPFLCMWLFTIILSKILSILQERDLITVTTSRKIGTLFASLVPMLCLIQVSYIGCDRVKAVVLLTIAVACIGGMYCGFLANHIDIAPNFAGSLVAMTNVIATIPGFVVPVFVGQLTHRNQTIEAWRIVFLVTIILYIIEILVYTIFGSGDEQPWNKIRISGEEASNQTLPLKENNAK